One window of the Epinephelus moara isolate mb chromosome 22, YSFRI_EMoa_1.0, whole genome shotgun sequence genome contains the following:
- the ago3b gene encoding protein argonaute-3 isoform X2, producing the protein MEIGTTAVGAAAEAQALFTLPRRPGYGTLGKPIKLLANCFQVEIPKIDVYLYEVDIKPDKCPRRVNREVVDSMVQHFKVTIFGDCLPVYDGKRSLYTATPLPVATGGVDLDVTLPGDGGKDRPFKVTIRFVSLVSWHMLHEVLTGRGVAQPVDLEKPISTNPVHAVDVVLRHLPSMKYTPVGRSFFSSPEGYDHPLGGGREVWFGFHQSVRPAMWKMMLNIDVSATAFYKAQPVIQFMCEVLDIHNIDEQPRPLTDSHRVKFTKEIKGLKVEVTHCGTMRRKYRVCNVTRRPASLQTFPLQLESGQTVERTVAQYFREKYSLQLKYPHLPCLQVGQEQKHTYLPLEVCNIVPGQRCIKKLTDNQTSTMIKATARSAPDRQEEISRLVRSANYEADPFVQEFQFRVRDEMAQVTGRVLPAPMLQYGGRVSSEPFMPQQINPALSLQNRTVATPSHGVWDMRGKQFHTGVEIKMWAIACFATQRQCREEILKSFTDQLRKISKDAGMPIQGQPCFCKYAQGADSVEPMFRHLKNTYAGLQLIIVILPGKTPVYAEVKRVGDTLLGMATQCVQVKNVVKTSPQTLSNLCLKINVKLGGINNILVPHQRPSVFQQPVIFLGADVTHPPAGDGKKPSIAAVVGSMDAHPSRYCATVRVQRPRQEVIQDLASMVRELLIQFYKSTRYKPTRIIFYRDGVSEGQFRQVLYYELLAIREACISLEKEYQPGITYIVVQKRHHTRLFCADRNERVGRSGNIPAGTTVDTDITHPYEFDFYLCSHAGIQGTSRPSHYHVLWDDNCFTGDEFQLLTYQLCHTYVRCTRSVSIPAPAYYAHLVAFRARYHLVDKEHDSAEGSHVSGQSNGRDPTALAKAVQIHHDTLTTMYFA; encoded by the exons ATGGAAATCGGAACAACAG CCGTTGGAGCAGCCGCTGAAGCACAAGCCCTTTTTACGTTGCCACGGCGACCTGGCTATGGCACCCTTGGGAAGCCCATCAAGCTTCTGGCCAACTGCTTCCAGGTGGAAATACCCAAGATCGACGTGTATCTGTATGAGGTGGACATCAAGCCTGATAAATGTCCTCGTCGGGTCAACAG GGAGGTGGTGGACTCCATGGTTCAGCATTTCAAGGTGACCATCTTTGGCGACTGTCTGCCAGTTTATGATGGGAAGAGAAGCCTCTACACAGCGACCCCACTCCCCGTTGCCACCGGAGGG GTGGATCTGGATGTCACCCTGCCAGGTGACGGTGGGAAGGACCGCCCATTTAAAGTCACCATTAGGTTTGTGTCACTGGTCAGCTGGCACATGCTGCATGAAGTCTTGACGGGACGTGGTGTGGCCCAGCCAGTGGACCTGGAGAAACCGATCAGCACCAACCCCGTTCACGCCGTGGACGTCGTCCTTCGACACCTGCCCTCCATGAA GTACACGCCTGTCGGACgatccttcttctcctccccaGAGGGCTATGACCACCCGCtaggtggagggagagaggtgtGGTTTGGCTTCCATCAGTCAGTGCGGCCGGCCATGTGGAAAATGATGCTCAACATCGATG TGTCAGCCACAgctttttataaagcccagcCGGTCATCCAGTTCATGTGTGAAGTCCTGGACATTCACAACATTGACGAGCAGCCCCGCCCCCTCACTGACTCCCACAGGGTCAAGTTCACCAAAGAGATCAAAG GTCTTAAAGTGGAAGTGACACACTGTGGAACCATGCGTAGGAAGTACAGAGTCTGCAATGTAACACGACGCCCTGCCAGCCTCCAGAC ATTTCCGTTGCAGCTTGAGAGCGGTCAGACAGTTGAACGTACAGTGGCGCAGTACTTCAGGGAGAAGTACAGCCTGCAGCTTAAGTACCCCCACCTGCCTTGTCTGCAGGTGGGCCAGGAGCAGAAACACACCTACCTGCCCCTGGAG GTGTGTAACATTGTACCTGGTCAGCGGTGCATAAAAAAACTAACAGACAACCAGACGTCGACCATGATCAAAGCAACAGCCCGCTCTGcaccagacagacaggaggagatcAGCAGACTG gTGAGGAGTGCAAATTACGAGGCCGACCCGTTTGTTCAGGAGTTTCAGTTCCGCGTGCGCGATGAGATGGCTCAAGTGACGGGCCGCGTCCTGCCGGCCCCCATGCTGCAATATGGCGGCAGGGTGAGCTCTGAACCATTTATG CCCCAGCAGATCAACCCTGCACTGTCGTTGCAGAACCGCACGGTGGCCACACCCAGCCATGGGGTGTGGGACATGAGGGGGAAGCAGTTTCACACTGGAGTGGAGATCAAGATGTGGGCCATCGCCTGCTTCGCCACCCAGAGGCAGTGCCGAGAAGAGATCCTCAA GAGCTTTACTGACCAGCTGCGTAAAATCTCAAAGGATGCTGGGATGCCGATTCAAGGTCAGCCATGCTTCTGTAAATACGCCCAGGGAGCCGACAGCGTGGAACCCATGTTCAGACACCTGAAGAACACCTATGCTGGGCTGCAGCTCATCATTGTAATCCTGCCTGGGAAAACACCGGTCTATG CTGAGGTGAAGCGGGTGGGTGACACCCTCCTCGGCATGGCCACTCAGTGTGTGCAAGTGAAGAACGTAGTGAAGACGTCCCCACAGACCCTCTCAAACCTCTGCCTCAAGATCAACGTCAAGCTGGGAGGAATCAACAACATCCTGGTTCCACACCAACG ACCCTCTGTATTCCAGCAGCCTGTCATCTTCCTTGGGGCTGATGTCACTCATCCTCCAGCAGGAGACGGGAAAAAGCCATCTATTGCAGCG GTGGTAGGCAGCATGGACGCCCACCCCAGCAGGTACTGTGCTACAGTGAGGGTCCAGAGGCCCAGACAGGAGGTCATCCAGGATTTGGCCTCCATGGTGCGGGAGCTCTTGATCCAGTTTTACAAATCGACCCGCTACAAGCCAACCAGGATCATCTTCTACAGGGATGGAGTGTCAGAGGGACAGTTCAGACAG GTGCTGTACTATGAGCTGCTGGCCATTAGAGAGGCTTGCATCAGTCTGGAGAAGGAATACCAGCCGGGGATCACCTACATTGTTGTACAGAAACGCCATCACACTCGTCTCTTCTGTGCAGATCGCAATGAGCGG GTTGGGCGAAGTGGAAACATTCCTGCCGGCACCACAGTGGACACAGACATCACCCACCCTTATGAGTTTGACTTTTACCTCTGCAGTCATGCTGGAATCCAG GGTACGAGCCGACCTTCCCACTACCATGTTCTGTGGGACGACAACTGTTTCACCGGCGACGAGTTCCAGCTCCTCACCTACCAGCTGTGCCACACCTACGTCCGCTGCACGCGCTCCGTCTCCATCCCAGCACCGGCCTACTACGCCCACCTGGTGGCCTTCCGCGCCCGCTACCATCTGGTTGACAAAGAGCACGACAG TGCGGAGGGCAGCCACGTCTCAGGGCAGAGTAATGGCAGGGACCCCACGGCGCTGGCCAAGGCTGTTCAGATACACCACGACACACTGACGACCATGTATTTCGCCTGA